The Plasmodium vinckei vinckei genome assembly, chromosome: PVVCY_09 genome includes the window ATAAACAAGTTGATTTGTATATggattttgtaaaaaataggGAATACAAAAATGACTTATTTATTCAGTTTAATAATAACTTTGATGAAACAAATTTTGATAACTCAAAAGATgaaatggaaaattatacaactacaaaaaatattacagcacattttgaaaaaaaaaaatatatagaaaatctgataaaaaataaatcaaatttatattataaacctttaaaaaaaacacaaacacatattaacaatttttattttaatcattcattaaaaaaagttgattatttacataatttattagtatatataaattttataattttaaaatatatttgtattttttcacAAACTGAATGGAATGTTCTCCTTTTTCAAGACATtgcaaattataattttcaaaattgttATGCTGAAGATAAGCCAGTTAATGTAAATGAGGATGTCCAAATTTCTAGTCAAGACTATCCTGGTGAAGGCTCgacaaaaatgtataacGATGAAAATGTCGAGATAAAACAGGGTAGTAGTGAAAATTGTGCTAGTGTGGATGGCCAGAGAGAAAGCACAATTTGTGACAACGATAAAGCTAATGAAGTATCTACTGAAATAAAAACGGAAGTTGGTGATgttaaagaagaaaatggtGAGATAGAGAACAAGCAGAATGGAACTTGCTCAGAATTGAATCAAGGAAATTTAAATAACGGggtaaatgaaaatataatgaattttGAGATGAATGAAAAAGTtgtagaaaaattaaatccGATGTTTATGAATATAGGAAATATGattgatataaattattatgaatatattatcgaaccttttgatttttttttttatgatcaaatatataatgaaatatttaattatttagaaGTAAtgagaaataataatagagtaaataataatgatcatttaaattatggtttcaatttaattaaaaatttaccatatcaatattttcaatttatagatatattatcaaaagaaatattGAATGTTAGAGATTTAATATAtcgaaataaatatattagatatattttttattatatttacaaaaatattgaaaataataatttattagaaACTATTAATAAGACCTTATTAAtggaaattaaaaaagttttattatataaagttcaaataaaattaagatataatatatttataactcgattttttgaaaataattataatgttataaataataattgtatCGAAGAAAAACATCAAGGTAAAGTCAGTTTCATAGATGCAAAAAAGTCATTGTTTAATCAgctttttaattcatataatgTTCATTATAATGTGTACATGAGACAAATCAAACAAACTCATGAAACCCGAAAAAGGGTTTTCAATATTACTGAGGAACGATTTACAGAtattcgaaaaaaaatggatatatacCTTAACTATTTAGAGCACAAGCAGGTtgaaaaagataaagaagatgaagaagaagaagaagaaaacaCTTCTCAAACTTCTGCCAATTTAAATGACAAATCTGGTGAGTCCATAAAAATGTACAATGAGGAGTTGCCAGAAAATGAGCATGAGATAAAAAAACTTCAATTTGATGTGtcaagaaaatatatacaatttttatatgaaaaaaattatttacttattataaatagtgagaaaaataattctcgtaaattaaaagtaggatatataattaaagataaattaaaagaaaatgataatttagtaataataacatctatattaaatataaataaatggaaagatttattttattctttcaaacatatttctatttataataatgaagaaaatatgattgaaaataaagtaaCTAACCAAGATAGTAatcttattatatgtatagatTTTGTTCCTAAAACTTTACATATACCttgtgaaaatataatattagaTATTTgtcattttaatatattaaatcaaataaatgttttaaatgatcttcgatttttaaattttcaaaaaaaaattattatactaAATGATATTCCCGATAATTGGAATTTTATCTTGGCATTATTCTTATTAGCCATCATTCCAATCGACAGTTCGATTGCCAACAAATTTGAGACCGCCTATGTTGATGAAGAAGACAAAAGGGTTTTGAGTACCATCatgaaaaattttataaccAAGTTTTTCATATTCCATCGGGAAAAAAGTCAAGTTAGAAATGTTGCAAGTGGTGAAAAGGCCGGAGTGTTTAGACGGTGCTTCCTTATCACCTACATGAGTggaattcaaaaaataatttatgacaatgttgaagaaaataataaagatagCACATGTATACATCCTTTACTTTTATTAGATGAAGAATGctttaatttaaaagattttaatatatctgaaaaatttgatttacttaaaaatattattaaaaaaatttcatttttaaaaaaaaaaatacttatttgttattttgGAGAAGATAAATTAGAaaagttaataaaaatgttattatatCTTCATTCCTTAAATGATATATCAATTGTTtttgcaaaaaatatagatatgaTTAATGAAACAGTAAATAATGATACAAACACTTTTGATGtagttattattattaatgaaCATActcaaattttaaataattcacaaataatggaaaattttgaaaaaaaaaaagttactttatattttttaatatctgCTTTTACAAAAGAAGAACAAAATCTTACTATAGAAAGTCAAtgtataaatgataaagaacttttcttttttaataaaaataaaacaaaattaatggatcttgaagaaaatgatgcTGAACTgatgtataaatattatattaataatatgatatCTGAAACAGAtgaacaatttttattatttaatattattgatCAAAAGGAACAAATTTATTGTAATAGTAGTTACAATGAAATGGTAGTTCCAACATGCTTTGTGAATAACCTTGTCAATTCAGAAACAAATTCCCATCATTCAGGTAATGCTTTATATCAtcatattttgatatattgTAAATTGGGGAAAATATTACCTATATCTGTgtatacacatttttatgtttttttttgattttacaGAATATTGgcaagatataaaaaatgctcACAACTTTTGGAATttcaacaattttaataaagaaaaaatagctttttatttggacaaaaaaaatacattataCAATAAGTATAAAAACGAAGTTTATTGCATTTCTGAGAATACCATAGCCCCTCCACAGGTTTGTTACATAcgatataatatttttacaaataaatgtaaattttttatgtcacccattttatcataattttttattttttttattcagaTTTACTACTATTTAAATAACCCaatgaatgaaaaaaatacatttaaCAATTGCCTATCATTGGCATTAGATGAAATGATTGAAGAACTTAACAGAAGAAGGGAACTCATCGAATttgatgaattaaaaaaaaatacctTAATAAGTATTAaggaaaaaacaaataaaaaatatttttcatctaTGAGAAaagtagaaaaaatattatctgaatttttaaatgaaaataagaAGAAATCCTTTGAAGAATTTTTGAAGGTATGCAAtaaaatacttttttttaatcgtCTTtgcaaattattatttattctatTAGTTTAACTTTTTGATTATATACTTTCCAAACTGCCATTGAGTAATTTGGGAAATGCTTATTTGCTTGTCTGGATATTCGTATTAACCTATTCATGGtgaaatttatatttatatcattttcttatttttgtttattttctgCGATCTTATTGTAGGGATGTAAAGGGTATGGACAAATACTAATGAAATgcaaagaaaaattatttgtaaCATTTAACAAGTCATacaatattcattttaaaaattttgaaaactTTTGGCttgatgaagaaaaaaaaagaaaagaaaaatggcAAGAATTATGggaattaaatgaaaaaaatattgcaaATAAAGATGACCCAAACAATactaatataaacaatatttttaataatgtaaataaagATCCAAATGAAATGACAGATAATATGGCAAATcctaatataaataaaatgaaatcaGATATGAATTCCCTTGAGAAGAAAAACTTCCGAATTAGACTTTCCTCTCAATTATTTGATGAAAAGGAATTCGATAAGCTTTTTattgaaagaaaaaaaatatgcatgtCCACAGAGGATGGCCAAAAAGAAGATAAATCCTTTTCAtgtgatgaaaaaaaggatGCAGACAAAAAAACTTgcttatatatagaaagaGAAAATGGTAATCAGGAGGAAGAACAACAAGCATAAGCCAATGAAAGTTTAGCGGCATAATAATCCATACCAAATAAAGTacaataaacaaataaatataaaataatatgaaaacaagggaacgaaaaaaaatataccaatttcatcaaaaaattatcactAAAGAAGATTTActaaaatttataactacatatgcattatttctgtaatgaaaaaaaatgtatagtACATAATTGAGATTGTGCAtaggataaaaaaaaaaaaaaaaaggaaatccTTTTTgttgaatataaaatgttattcattttgttgCTTAAAAACTAAACATATAGGATAAATTATgttatgcatatacatgttgatgcattatatatagcaaaaaaattaatgcgTACAAAGGGAGGGAAAAAATAGCCCCTTTATTTGCAGCATTGTTCATGCCCTATATAATGAATGtattgcaaaaaaaaaatatatatgtattactgcataatatttgtaaaataaattcaattaagcaaaaataaaggattatttatattaatgaaataaaatgtttatatataatgtgtGTATATACGACTATATGAACAgctttaattttatcattactTCCCTGTTTTACTCCCCtgcattttaatttaataacttttgtttttgtgtttgtttttgttttttatccttgtgttttttttaatggatataaaagaaaaaatatatgactTAAGAAAATTGTTAGAATTACAAACTTTTGGAAAAGATGAATCGAGAGAAAATCTTTTGAAGTTATTAAGAGAACTTTATTTAGTTTTCATGTTCCATATGACTGATGATCTTGGGaactttttaaaagtatacactataagaaaaaggaaaaaattaaattcaCATACGTATGTATATTGTATGACCATgtcataatttatttcgtattttttaaattagcTAGCTActaagttaaaaaaaaaaatattttaatgttGCATAATGTGTGCACATATGTAGGTTCCATTTtatgatattataaaatgggatattaaaaaaatagctagcTAAATGTATCTTTTTTACATGAACAGtcatataatttgtatctaattttttatttatacttttatATGAGCACATGTATGCTCATTCTGTGTATATTCGTACTTTTAGCAtggataaaataataatgaagcATTATTTCAATGtccattattatattgaatTCCATGTTTTATGTAAGAAAGCGAAACTAACGaagcatatatacattctttttgtatttgtattattttttgcacACATTTTGTAGAGTATAAAAGACCAAATTAACTCCCTTTTACGATTATTGCTGGTTCATGTAGATAGCGAAAACCATACTCATAAtggagaaaaaatattaatgattAATTTAATCAAACTGATTGATAGCGAAACGAATAAATTGTTTTCATGCTATCCTGACATATGGAAAGGATATAATTCAtctatgtttttttatatattaccaTTACActatgaagaaaaaagcTTAACGAACACATTTTTATCCATCTTGAAGAATTCGAAAAATCcgcataaaaatatttacatatcaTTATTGTTACTTAATTCAAACAGCTTTACAACCAAAATAGAAACTTtaaagtatattttttatcactatattttaattaacaaaaatggagcacaaaacaaaattgtTGATCATGTGAAGGATAACTtcacaatatttttagctGACGAAAATAATTCCATAAATGTTGAAAAGCATATGAGTGCCCTCTTTTTTTCTATGATATCCGATTTGATAAAACAGGATTACATAGCATTAATCAAGGAAAGgtaaaaagaaaagttataaaaaataaaactaataaataaatgaacaaaaataatatataaatgaaatactATGTTgctgtaaatatattgctTCATATTctacatatacataaatcAAATATGTCTATACTATCATCCTGCTCAGTCTTTAAAAGTTTTAGTGAAATgctattcaaaaaaatcatattattctacaatacataaatatagtaTTTATACTAATCTATGTGGATAATAATGAACTTTGCAACTTTTTtaggaataaaaaaaataatgaaacaaCTCTGATGCATGTAAAGAATAAAATGGAcacagaaaaaaatgattacaTTAGTACATTAATTCATTATtcattatgtaaaaatatttttcatacatattttaatgatcttgaaaacaatataattaatgaagatataaaattaaatgaaaaaaatataaataaaaataatattttagacATAGCCAAAagtgaagaaaatgaagatggacaaaaaaataaacaaatggatattttaaaaaatgaaaatatttattatgatatGGAAAAAGGTAAaatcataatatatgaaataaaagatcattataataaagattttttaaaaggtatttttttttatataaaatatatggtgGAATATTTTGAGGAAGATATATTAGCAACATCaccccaaaaaaaaaaaaaaattattccaaactgtataaataaaagttatatttcttgttttttaattaattgtatatctattttaattaatatatgttgctttaataaaacatttataaatgattcatataatttaataataaatatcaaaaaaaaattactcaaatatatgaatacaAGCATAGTGATTCCAATGGTAGagtttgttttattattttcaacaGAAGaccaattttttaaagcgtctaattatttatatatactattatctaaagaatataaaaattatttaatagcagtttcattttttgattttataatgaaaaatattaatatacttAAGTCcaagatatttttttttgacaaATATTGTTCTATAATTTTGAGAACCTATTTTTATCACTatagaatatttaaaaatgatttagtttatatattaccacatttaatatatgataataattataaagatgttttttattttcttctataTATCCCCTTATTGATCAATACTGAAAATATGGTACAACAAAAgaaaagcaaaaaaaatgcatgaATGTGTGATACTGTATCAGTATATAAATCAGTAAAATGATTTTCCATTATGTAACGATGGTGGAATAGGATATACATATTgtttcttatatttttcgaaatttcttatattttttgtgaaACATTGTAGGAAAACATTTCCAGTGTTATATCCCTCAAGCATGGACATAAAAAGGacataatttataaccACCTCAAAGGGAAGGAAGAAGGTATGTAAATTGTTTCAATGTGTGTATGCATCATGATAAAAAgtcaaaattataataatgtttgtaaatatttgttaCATTATAGGGGTTGAGAAAACAGCTATTCAAGAGTTAGACCAtgttaatatttcaaaGTAAGAAatgttttctttatatatgttaagTTTGGATTTAaactaaaaaattcatatttgGCTGCAATTATTacgatatttattttttctttcatttttcagAGGtgtaaaaaacaaaataaaggTTAAAGAAAtcgtaaaaaatatgaacatatattttaggGTCTATTTTGAAACAATTTTATggagcaaaaaaaatgaatggATATACCAGATTGCAAAACTGATTTTATATAAGTTGAGTTGCTCAGATGTCCTTGAAATGTTAAGTAAAGATTGTATAAAAGAGTTATTAAAAggtttaaataatataatacaaaataactacagattattattagttttaaaaaatgaatttataaatttattaaaaagtaaatctaattattattatttaataagtagatatatattagaTATTATAGCTCATAATTTAGAACGTATGAAAATTacatatgataaaattgaagattattatataacattaaattcctttttttcaaaaaataattttactgaattaaaattttggaTGTCATTAATTCATGCATTTACTAGTATAGCATTATATTGTCATGATTTGTCTAATCATATATTAGCTACTTATGAAAAATTGATTAcccaaaataaatatcccCTTATATTAAAGTCCataataattgaaaatataaatcttataaaaaatatatcttaCACTAAAAATATGGTATAGACACATAATATGCTCATATTAAAACCATATTAAtgatttcattttttcagaATAGgtaatactttttttttgtaaaacatttttaaaatatcaacttataaaagaatatatgcataataaataattcattatatgtGAAAAACTGTCATGattgtaaatttattttatctgtTTGTTTGTGACTTGTATGCccatgtttttttctttaatgataactacaaaaaatatgattatcataaatatgttaaacTTTTAActcataaaaattgtataaaaataaatttggatgagagttttttttttaattgtatatGTAGGCATACATGTAGGGGGTGTAATGcgtatatacaaaaatatatataaacctttttaatttttaattaaaaaaataaagtaaatGAATAAGTTGGATATATAGAAActtagtaaaaaaaattataacaaaatgaaattttactaaaattgcaaaaatataaaatgatcgtaacaatatttattaggctgacaaaatatatgttatattggcctacattttttatgaccAAACTAAGCTGTACTTCGTACTGATGCGGTTTGGGGGTTTTGATTTGCCTCATTCATTTGTTGTCCTCTTTTAATCTGAATATAATGCTTACATAATTCTAtttcatttcttttttctatCAATGTAactttgatttttttaattttttcatttaatttttttattttattatcaaaatattctATTGTTTGGTCAGAATTTCTTTgaacataataatttgtacCCATGTGTACTAGAAAGTTTTCCGTATCAACAATTTTTCCTTCAAAAATTAAGGCacaacaaaaaaagaaaaaatgaaataaatttctTAAATATGTCTAATCTATCTATGTGATAGTATTAATAGCCCAAGTTGTAGACACATAAAAATGGGATACTTCACAAAATGGGATAGTTGCCACATTTTTcttatacaattttttttcaactttatagttattttgttttaccTGGTATGTATACTAAAGATGTCAATGGGATATGAATATCCAGAGACtcgctttttttttctgtcTGTTCAGTTTTTTCTGTCTGCTCagttttattatcaatggttgtattttcattagtcaattttattaaatctgATTTTTCTAATTCATTCATAAATggattataatttttgcttttatattttgaaggGTTTAATTGTTTTACTGAATTTTTGCATTTATCATAAGTTACTATAGCCCCTTCTAAAAtggtataatttttttttatcaatttcCATTCCTAAAAAGTAAGAAAATTcgaaattatttattcaaataaGTTGATGTATCAATTTTTAAGAAAAACTTATACACACATTTATGTCTACTAATTGACATTCTACTATTTCATTAGGAGTAGCAATGAAATTGTTTAgtcataattatataagatctaatatataaaaatttagtCGACCATATTAGCAACTACTATATAGTAtgacaatataaatatactttattattatttaattaacaAACCTCTTCCAATTTTAAAGTTAATGAGACTAATTCATCGAGTCCTAAAGTATTTAGTTGGATAACTATATTtggtttttctttttcgttatcttcaattttttctatatcaCACGCcattatattatgtaaaatataataatacaaaaatcaAAGTAacaggaaataaaaaataattttttgtctataaatttatttttttttacttttatgtttattttttaaataaacaaaataataaaatgaaaattaatgttatatattaaattaatagagaaatattttcta containing:
- a CDS encoding prefoldin subunit 5, putative; its protein translation is MACDIEKIEDNEKEKPNIVIQLNTLGLDELVSLTLKLEEEWKLIKKNYTILEGAIVTYDKCKNSVKQLNPSKYKSKNYNPFMNELEKSDLIKLTNENTTIDNKTEQTEKTEQTEKKSESLDIHIPLTSLVYIPGKIVDTENFLVHMGTNYYVQRNSDQTIEYFDNKIKKLNEKIKKIKVTLIEKRNEIELCKHYIQIKRGQQMNEANQNPQTASVRSTA